Proteins encoded within one genomic window of Leptospiraceae bacterium:
- a CDS encoding GxxExxY protein, whose translation MDENDLSKLVFDLGLKIHKILGPGLLESAYEECLYYEIVKQGIEVEKQKKLPLIYEEVELEVGYRVDLLVQKKLIIEVKAVESLNSLHMAQLLTYLKLSDCKLGLLINFNTTLFKKGVKRVINGSLE comes from the coding sequence ATGGATGAAAATGATTTATCAAAATTAGTTTTTGATTTGGGATTAAAGATTCACAAAATTTTAGGTCCAGGTCTTTTAGAAAGTGCTTATGAAGAGTGCTTGTATTATGAAATAGTAAAGCAAGGCATTGAAGTTGAAAAACAGAAAAAGCTGCCTTTGATTTATGAAGAAGTTGAGTTAGAGGTTGGATATAGAGTTGATTTATTAGTTCAGAAAAAATTAATCATTGAAGTAAAAGCTGTCGAATCATTGAATAGCTTACATATGGCTCAACTATTGACTTACTTAAAACTCTCCGATTGCAAGCTAGGGCTATTAATCAATTTTAACACTACGCTATTTAAAAAAGGCGTCAAAAGAGTTATCAATGGATCTTTAGAATGA
- the kdsA gene encoding 3-deoxy-8-phosphooctulonate synthase, producing MSKRSTEREFLNGTTIGGDKPFFLIAGPCVMESRELLDQVAAVMVDITKRLGIFFIFKSSFDKANRSSIHSYRGPGLKEGIKNLEFIKSKYGLPVLTDVHEVEQINALKDVIDVYQIPAFLSRQTDLLEAAAKTGKWVNVKKGQFLAPADCKHIKEKIRECGSEKYLVTERGASFGYNNLVFDLRVIPILHSMDIPVIFDGTHSAQLPGGAGNITGGQREFIPDLMTGAVSLGIEGLFMEVHPDPPSAKSDSTTQFYLSKTERLLTNLLKIDRLVKTGLVDLD from the coding sequence ATGAGTAAACGTTCAACGGAAAGAGAATTTTTAAATGGAACTACAATTGGAGGTGACAAGCCTTTCTTTTTAATTGCAGGTCCTTGTGTGATGGAGTCGAGAGAACTTCTAGATCAAGTAGCTGCTGTGATGGTAGATATTACAAAAAGACTGGGAATCTTCTTTATTTTTAAGAGTAGTTTTGATAAAGCGAATCGGTCTTCCATCCACTCTTACCGTGGTCCGGGACTTAAGGAAGGGATTAAGAATTTAGAGTTTATCAAATCTAAATACGGCTTACCGGTATTAACCGACGTTCATGAAGTAGAACAAATCAATGCACTTAAAGATGTAATCGACGTTTACCAGATACCAGCCTTTTTATCCAGACAAACTGACTTACTAGAAGCAGCTGCAAAGACAGGTAAATGGGTGAACGTAAAGAAGGGTCAATTCTTAGCACCGGCAGACTGTAAGCATATCAAAGAAAAAATCCGTGAATGTGGATCAGAAAAATACTTAGTGACAGAGCGCGGTGCAAGCTTTGGTTACAATAACCTTGTCTTTGACTTAAGGGTAATACCCATTCTCCACAGTATGGATATTCCTGTTATCTTTGATGGAACTCATTCTGCTCAACTCCCCGGTGGAGCAGGAAATATAACAGGCGGACAACGGGAATTTATCCCTGATCTAATGACCGGTGCAGTCTCACTAGGTATCGAAGGTCTATTCATGGAAGTGCATCCCGATCCTCCTTCTGCAAAATCAGATTCTACAACTCAATTCTATCTAAGTAAAACGGAGAGGCTACTCACGAATTTACTCAAAATAGATAGACTTGTGAAGACGGGACTTGTGGACTTGGATTGA
- a CDS encoding CTP synthase yields the protein MVKSKYIFITGGVASSLGKGVTVAGLGCLLEARGYKVALQKMDPYINIDPGTMSPYQHGEVFVTNDGAETDLDLGYYERFTTSQFSRKNSVTTGQIYYSVIERERKGDYLGRTVQVVPHITNEIRNRIHLLAKEQEPDFVIVEIGGTVGDIESVPFLEAIRQMRYEHGAGQVLFIHLTLVPTITAAGEAKTKPTQHSVKELLALGIQPDILVCRIANPMTKEMKSKISLFCNVKEENVISASDITSSIYEVPKMYKDEKLDEVVLKMFNMEIGKSNFGEWEKMVKRILNATKKVNIAIVGKYISLQDAYRSIYESLSHGGIANDAIVEFTKINPEELNKDNVKELLKDVHGILVPGGFGERGIEGKVLAINYARTKKIPFFGICLGMQCAVIEFGRNVVGLKSAHSTEFNPSTEHPVISLIEEQMEIEQMGGTMRLGAYPCIVKKGTLAFSEYKLEKISERHRHRFEFTLRYKEQFMKAGMDFSGYSPDEKLMEIVEIKDHPWFIGVQYHPEFKSKPINPHPLFAGFIRAAVKIAK from the coding sequence TTGGTTAAGTCAAAATATATTTTTATAACTGGTGGAGTTGCTTCTTCTCTTGGTAAAGGTGTTACGGTTGCAGGGCTAGGGTGTTTACTCGAAGCACGTGGTTATAAAGTGGCATTGCAAAAAATGGATCCCTATATCAATATTGATCCCGGAACGATGAGTCCTTACCAGCATGGGGAAGTCTTTGTAACAAACGATGGAGCTGAGACCGACTTGGATCTAGGGTATTACGAGCGTTTTACCACGTCTCAATTCTCACGTAAAAATTCTGTGACTACAGGGCAGATTTATTATTCTGTGATTGAAAGAGAGCGCAAGGGAGATTACCTCGGGCGCACGGTGCAAGTAGTTCCTCATATCACTAATGAAATTCGCAATCGAATTCATCTCTTAGCTAAAGAGCAAGAGCCTGATTTTGTAATTGTGGAAATAGGTGGAACGGTAGGCGATATAGAGTCCGTTCCATTTCTAGAAGCAATTCGTCAAATGCGTTATGAGCACGGAGCAGGGCAAGTATTGTTTATCCACTTGACGCTAGTGCCTACGATTACGGCAGCAGGTGAGGCTAAGACCAAACCAACGCAACATTCCGTTAAAGAGCTATTAGCCTTAGGAATTCAACCGGACATTTTAGTTTGTAGAATCGCAAACCCGATGACAAAAGAAATGAAATCTAAAATTTCTCTTTTTTGTAATGTGAAAGAAGAAAATGTAATTTCAGCCAGTGATATTACTTCTTCTATTTACGAAGTTCCTAAGATGTATAAAGACGAAAAGCTAGATGAAGTAGTTCTAAAAATGTTTAATATGGAAATTGGTAAATCCAACTTCGGTGAATGGGAGAAGATGGTCAAACGTATATTAAATGCTACTAAGAAAGTAAATATTGCAATTGTGGGTAAATACATTAGCCTCCAAGACGCCTATCGCTCCATTTACGAATCTCTCTCTCATGGGGGAATTGCAAATGATGCAATCGTGGAGTTTACAAAGATTAACCCCGAAGAGTTAAACAAAGACAATGTAAAAGAATTACTCAAAGACGTGCATGGAATTTTAGTTCCCGGCGGATTCGGAGAAAGAGGAATCGAAGGAAAAGTTCTCGCAATTAATTATGCAAGAACCAAAAAGATTCCTTTCTTTGGAATTTGTTTGGGAATGCAATGTGCGGTAATTGAATTCGGAAGAAATGTAGTAGGTTTAAAAAGTGCACATTCCACCGAGTTTAATCCATCAACCGAGCATCCTGTGATTTCTCTCATTGAAGAGCAAATGGAGATTGAACAAATGGGCGGCACAATGCGGTTAGGCGCATATCCTTGCATTGTTAAGAAAGGAACTCTTGCATTCAGTGAATACAAACTAGAAAAAATTTCTGAGCGTCATCGGCATAGGTTTGAATTTACCCTCCGCTACAAAGAACAGTTTATGAAAGCGGGAATGGATTTTTCGGGATACTCACCTGACGAGAAATTAATGGAGATTGTTGAAATTAAAGATCATCCCTGGTTTATCGGTGTGCAATACCATCCTGAATTCAAATCAAAACCAATCAATCCACATCCACTCTTCGCGGGATTTATTCGCGCAGCAGTGAAGATAGCAAAATAA
- a CDS encoding cation:proton antiporter has translation MKKYEPLTYILMGVAFALIMSFVFLKGDRYKFQKEVTDPKKIEQLKKLEKLDTTTEESIAEAFLKEVKRNLKDPLSVVLIQVVVVLLFARFFSMIFKKLGQPSVIGEIFAGIALGPSFIGFFFPEFSQILFPKESMGYLKILSQIGLVIFMFIIGMELDVAVLKKKASSAIFISHTSIIFPYILGVLLSLYLFDEFAPEGISFLSFGLFMGIAMSITAFPVLARIIQERGITKSPLGVMAITCAAVDDISAWCILAIIIAIVNAGTVYIAVVTLIISLVFIAIMILLIQPLLNRMSKIYITKEIIGKGVLTALLLIVIASAIFAEGIGIHALFGAFLAGVVMPTNTKLRKVLTEKFEDFSTIFLLPLFFAFTGLRTKVGLLNDLHLWTVCFLIIAVATIGKLVGSMLASRFTGMSWRDSFSIGVLMNTRGLMELIVLNIGYDLGIISPTIFVMMVLMALITTFITGPLLKLSIKPEEEGKMELGVSSTSPILITFGPTAAGVSLLKLASGISGKNGSIAALHLSPVPENISITETNHSVSIFEPLEALAKERKIKLNTIFKVSDDVTKEISSTVRKEQSSLVLMGAAKRIFGDNVLGGKVESVLSELECTVGVFLDKHLHDIKSVAVFYEDPIEANSLLHIASNIYKASTERIHLINDTDQEPDRRLIKEHFGKVIPIIPSWEMNRKKLGTYSLAIIGYKHWNDIQKNPEKKLLFAGERQDFLPDINLPILILRG, from the coding sequence ATGAAAAAATATGAACCACTCACTTATATTCTAATGGGAGTTGCATTTGCACTCATCATGAGCTTCGTTTTTTTAAAAGGAGATCGCTACAAGTTTCAAAAAGAAGTCACTGATCCAAAAAAAATTGAACAGCTAAAAAAACTTGAAAAACTAGATACCACAACAGAGGAATCTATTGCCGAAGCATTTCTAAAAGAAGTAAAACGAAATCTAAAAGACCCACTCAGTGTTGTTCTGATTCAAGTAGTTGTCGTTTTATTATTCGCGCGTTTCTTCTCAATGATCTTTAAAAAACTAGGACAGCCCTCAGTCATAGGAGAAATATTTGCCGGTATTGCGCTCGGTCCTTCTTTTATTGGATTCTTTTTTCCTGAATTCTCCCAAATCTTATTTCCCAAAGAATCGATGGGTTATCTAAAAATTCTAAGTCAGATAGGTCTTGTGATTTTCATGTTCATCATCGGTATGGAATTAGACGTTGCAGTTTTAAAAAAGAAAGCGTCATCCGCCATATTCATCAGCCATACAAGTATAATTTTCCCTTATATACTTGGAGTCTTATTATCTCTATATCTATTCGATGAATTCGCTCCAGAAGGAATAAGCTTTCTTTCTTTTGGATTGTTTATGGGAATTGCTATGAGTATAACAGCCTTTCCTGTTCTCGCGAGAATCATCCAGGAGCGAGGCATCACAAAATCCCCATTGGGGGTAATGGCTATTACCTGTGCCGCTGTAGATGATATTAGTGCTTGGTGTATTCTTGCTATTATAATCGCCATTGTAAATGCTGGAACAGTTTACATTGCTGTAGTCACTCTAATTATTTCTCTCGTCTTTATTGCAATCATGATTTTACTCATTCAGCCACTACTCAATCGAATGAGTAAGATTTACATTACAAAGGAAATCATTGGCAAAGGTGTATTAACCGCTCTTCTTTTAATCGTCATTGCCTCAGCCATTTTCGCAGAAGGAATTGGAATCCATGCTTTATTCGGAGCTTTCCTGGCTGGCGTAGTAATGCCTACTAACACAAAACTGCGAAAAGTTTTAACTGAAAAATTTGAAGATTTCAGCACAATCTTTTTACTCCCTCTTTTCTTTGCCTTCACAGGACTCAGAACAAAGGTAGGACTACTCAATGATTTACACCTCTGGACTGTTTGCTTTCTTATCATTGCTGTGGCTACTATAGGTAAGCTGGTGGGAAGTATGCTCGCGTCTAGATTTACTGGCATGTCCTGGCGAGACTCCTTTTCTATTGGCGTTTTAATGAACACTCGCGGATTAATGGAATTAATCGTTCTAAACATTGGCTATGATCTAGGAATTATATCTCCCACTATTTTCGTAATGATGGTATTAATGGCGTTAATCACAACTTTCATTACAGGACCTTTACTAAAACTTTCCATCAAACCAGAAGAGGAAGGTAAAATGGAATTAGGCGTAAGTTCTACTTCTCCGATTTTAATTACCTTCGGACCAACTGCCGCCGGTGTATCGCTTTTGAAATTAGCCAGTGGAATCAGCGGAAAAAATGGAAGTATTGCCGCCTTACACCTATCACCCGTTCCAGAAAACATTTCCATCACGGAAACAAATCATAGTGTAAGTATCTTCGAGCCTTTGGAGGCTCTCGCAAAAGAAAGAAAGATTAAACTCAATACAATCTTTAAAGTCTCTGATGATGTTACGAAAGAAATTTCATCGACTGTAAGAAAAGAGCAATCTTCTTTAGTTTTAATGGGAGCCGCCAAACGCATATTTGGTGACAATGTCCTCGGCGGAAAAGTAGAAAGCGTTCTTTCTGAATTGGAATGCACAGTCGGTGTATTTTTGGATAAGCATTTGCATGACATCAAATCTGTGGCAGTATTCTATGAAGATCCAATAGAGGCTAATTCCTTGTTACACATTGCTTCTAACATATACAAGGCTTCTACTGAAAGAATTCATTTAATCAATGATACAGACCAGGAACCGGATAGAAGACTTATCAAAGAACACTTTGGAAAGGTAATACCGATTATCCCCTCATGGGAAATGAATCGTAAAAAATTAGGAACCTACTCTCTTGCTATCATTGGTTATAAACACTGGAATGATATTCAAAAAAATCCAGAAAAGAAATTACTCTTCGCAGGGGAAAGGCAAGATTTTCTACCAGATATCAATCTTCCCATTTTAATCTTGCGAGGTTAG
- a CDS encoding UbiA family prenyltransferase: MSLFTTINNYGKMVKFSHTLFALPFAGLASVIAILKSNLTLNELLWKLLLILICMFAARSAAMGFNRYADREFDRANPRTANREIPSGVLSENSVLWFTIFFGLLFLIASFLLSPLCFYLSIPALAIILFYSYSKRFTLFCHFILGLGIGISPSGAWIAIQNNLELVPALWSFGLMFHIAGFDILYSSQDVEIDKKLGLHSIPSKLGLPIAFWIARLSHLIAFSLFVYAGILANLQIFYFIFLTITGVLFIIEHFLVSPTDLKKIPIAFFHINASISVILFIGILLDKWKELLVKLSG, translated from the coding sequence ATGTCCCTATTTACTACAATTAACAATTATGGAAAGATGGTTAAATTTTCACACACTCTCTTCGCTCTTCCTTTTGCAGGACTTGCAAGCGTTATTGCCATTTTAAAATCAAACTTAACACTAAATGAGCTTCTGTGGAAACTCCTGCTTATCCTCATTTGTATGTTTGCTGCCAGAAGTGCAGCAATGGGATTTAACCGATATGCAGATAGAGAATTTGACAGGGCAAATCCAAGAACGGCGAACAGGGAAATACCGTCAGGTGTGCTGTCTGAAAATTCAGTTCTCTGGTTTACGATTTTTTTCGGATTGCTTTTTCTGATAGCGAGTTTTCTATTAAGTCCACTTTGCTTTTATCTCTCCATTCCTGCTCTTGCGATTATTCTTTTTTATAGTTATAGCAAGCGGTTTACTTTATTTTGCCACTTTATCCTCGGACTTGGAATCGGTATTTCACCAAGTGGTGCCTGGATTGCAATTCAAAACAACTTAGAGCTAGTTCCAGCACTTTGGTCGTTTGGTCTCATGTTTCATATCGCAGGATTTGACATTCTATATTCTTCGCAAGACGTAGAGATTGATAAAAAATTAGGACTACATTCAATTCCAAGTAAGCTTGGACTTCCAATTGCGTTTTGGATTGCAAGACTCTCACATCTAATAGCATTTAGCCTATTCGTTTATGCTGGAATACTAGCAAACTTACAAATCTTTTATTTTATATTCTTAACTATCACAGGAGTTCTTTTTATCATAGAGCATTTCCTCGTTAGCCCCACAGATTTAAAGAAAATCCCAATCGCATTCTTTCACATCAACGCATCTATCAGTGTAATTTTATTTATAGGAATACTATTAGACAAATGGAAAGAATTATTGGTAAAATTAAGTGGATAA
- a CDS encoding UbiX family flavin prenyltransferase, translating into MKLVLGIAGASGSIYPARFIKKLLELNGETFLIVSPASIRIFREEYETNVNTPQEILDFIINRWQITNIQNKIHFRPFADIGADIASGSNTWQATVILPCSMKTIASINAGLTENLIERCADVTLKERRRLIVVPRETPYNQIHLRNMLSLDQAGAIILPASPGFYQIPRTIDDLGDFIAGRIFNLLGVDAGLFPKWIG; encoded by the coding sequence ATGAAACTAGTATTAGGCATTGCAGGGGCGAGTGGGTCAATTTACCCAGCTCGGTTTATTAAAAAGTTATTAGAATTAAACGGGGAAACCTTCTTAATTGTAAGCCCGGCGTCAATTCGAATCTTTCGCGAAGAGTATGAGACTAATGTGAATACTCCGCAAGAGATTCTTGACTTCATTATTAATAGGTGGCAAATCACGAATATCCAGAACAAGATTCACTTTCGTCCCTTTGCAGATATTGGAGCAGACATTGCCTCTGGTTCTAATACCTGGCAGGCAACAGTAATCCTCCCCTGCTCTATGAAAACAATTGCATCGATTAATGCGGGGCTCACCGAAAACTTAATCGAGCGTTGCGCTGATGTTACCTTAAAGGAAAGAAGACGGCTAATCGTTGTTCCCCGCGAAACTCCTTATAACCAGATTCACTTACGCAATATGCTTTCCTTAGATCAGGCAGGTGCTATTATTCTCCCTGCATCCCCTGGTTTTTACCAAATTCCTAGAACAATAGACGATTTAGGTGATTTTATTGCAGGTCGAATCTTTAATTTGCTAGGGGTAGACGCAGGGCTTTTTCCTAAGTGGATCGGCTAA
- a CDS encoding biliverdin-producing heme oxygenase has product MPFSTNKKLSEELKAVTLSIQERLNKSPFFEALTNKNLPIESYVNYLQAMAGVSGVLEREILIANHSVLNSVWKNNMLKLPGLLADLESLNSTQVEDIPLAIDAMLDTIKLIRLSRIDNPLSLIGIMYVLESSTLEGEFRKQLVQANFNFHNNEGLIYLDHYKDKKQENWEAFETRINALPLSASEFDSIIETAAFFFKKMESIFIYLFPIHNTIPFYNVSTINPEAGKHNIPEDKLEIEAAFRAGITTWEEFPYYAWRYGLRGKQYTRSDSVWLVTLCELEEEVVIEQVHWLGRVLASRGMPQWLLAVHLKNLVYELEKVHPEKKHEYDKLSKASDSIHSMYNRIFKEDDRKRLISEFESQIGEEWSHRLKNIGGLLVSAVADERNGIDKALSSIETWATDENRFPKVWIESVRSIIQSAKDLVRSGV; this is encoded by the coding sequence ATGCCATTTTCAACGAATAAAAAATTATCGGAAGAATTAAAAGCAGTGACGCTCTCTATTCAAGAGAGACTAAATAAATCTCCTTTTTTCGAAGCTTTGACTAATAAGAATTTACCAATTGAAAGCTATGTAAATTACTTGCAGGCAATGGCCGGAGTAAGCGGAGTTTTAGAAAGAGAAATTCTTATCGCAAATCATTCAGTATTAAATTCCGTATGGAAAAATAATATGCTGAAATTGCCGGGTCTGCTTGCTGATCTGGAATCACTTAACTCAACTCAAGTAGAAGACATACCGCTCGCTATTGATGCAATGCTTGATACAATCAAATTAATCCGTCTATCCCGAATCGACAACCCTTTGTCCCTGATAGGAATCATGTATGTATTAGAAAGCTCTACTCTAGAAGGAGAGTTTAGAAAGCAATTGGTTCAGGCTAATTTTAATTTTCATAACAATGAAGGACTAATCTATTTAGATCACTACAAAGATAAAAAGCAAGAAAATTGGGAAGCATTTGAAACTAGAATCAATGCGTTGCCATTATCCGCTAGTGAATTTGATTCTATCATTGAGACAGCCGCCTTCTTTTTTAAAAAGATGGAAAGTATTTTCATATATCTATTTCCGATTCACAATACAATACCCTTCTATAATGTCTCAACAATTAATCCTGAAGCGGGTAAACACAATATACCGGAGGACAAATTAGAAATAGAAGCTGCCTTCCGAGCAGGAATTACTACATGGGAAGAATTTCCATACTACGCATGGAGATATGGTCTTCGCGGAAAGCAATACACTCGCAGTGACAGTGTCTGGCTTGTAACGTTATGCGAGCTAGAAGAAGAAGTTGTAATAGAGCAAGTCCATTGGCTTGGCAGAGTTTTAGCGTCAAGGGGAATGCCTCAGTGGCTACTCGCTGTTCATCTCAAGAACTTAGTTTATGAATTAGAAAAAGTTCATCCAGAAAAGAAACATGAGTATGATAAATTAAGCAAGGCAAGTGACTCAATTCACAGTATGTATAATCGAATATTCAAAGAGGATGACCGAAAGAGACTAATCTCGGAATTTGAAAGTCAAATCGGAGAGGAATGGAGTCATCGTCTTAAAAATATAGGTGGCTTACTCGTGTCAGCCGTTGCAGACGAGCGAAATGGCATTGATAAGGCGCTTTCAAGCATAGAAACCTGGGCAACAGATGAAAATAGATTTCCAAAAGTCTGGATTGAATCTGTGCGAAGTATAATTCAATCAGCAAAGGATCTAGTAAGGTCAGGCGTCTGA
- a CDS encoding cobalamin-dependent protein (Presence of a B(12) (cobalamin)-binding domain implies dependence on cobalamin itself, in one of its several forms, or in some unusual lineages, dependence on a cobalamin-like analog.): MEDKSSEISSFGVETFIEFLLAGDRQKSFDYIEEYLKDKSDFVRVYEEIIKKALYEIGDLWEHNKISVSSEHLATSIANSLLNHIYQTVPTPNTIGKKIVIGNTENEIHHVGIKMVADVFESYGWETFFYTGDISVNDLIEFIKTKEPNILALSLSLRMNLPTFKKSLAFITAAYPDLPIILGGQAFSKRNNDFLDAFKNVTYIPDLYTLQSFIQNKMNT; encoded by the coding sequence ATGGAAGATAAATCATCAGAGATTTCATCCTTCGGAGTAGAAACATTTATTGAGTTTTTGCTTGCAGGGGATCGCCAAAAGAGCTTCGATTATATAGAAGAATATTTGAAAGATAAGTCAGATTTTGTAAGAGTCTACGAAGAGATTATAAAAAAAGCTCTCTACGAAATAGGAGACCTTTGGGAGCATAACAAAATATCCGTTTCATCTGAACATCTTGCTACATCGATTGCAAACTCTCTATTGAATCATATTTACCAAACTGTTCCAACGCCAAATACGATCGGAAAAAAAATAGTCATTGGCAATACAGAGAATGAAATTCACCATGTTGGAATAAAAATGGTCGCCGATGTTTTCGAAAGTTATGGATGGGAGACTTTTTTTTACACCGGAGATATTTCTGTAAACGATCTTATAGAATTCATAAAAACTAAAGAGCCAAATATCTTAGCTCTATCTCTCAGCCTTCGCATGAATCTGCCTACATTCAAAAAATCCTTAGCTTTCATAACTGCGGCTTATCCTGATTTACCCATTATTCTTGGAGGGCAAGCTTTTTCGAAGAGAAATAATGATTTTCTCGACGCATTTAAAAATGTAACCTATATTCCAGACCTATATACCTTACAGTCTTTTATTCAAAATAAAATGAATACCTAA
- a CDS encoding response regulator, producing MDSALPFNFLQKWNSEIELALEKSNVLCLAIFNFEGELIFANPAFKILLTDTPKESILNPTFDALLKSNKNNPLVFDGIITIGNVSHTDNVSIQGKAFRKDKELFIIGEIDIKELISVNNKLVTLNNEVFELQRNILKSKKEAEAANNAKSEFLMNMSHEIRTPLNGVIGFTDLLMKSKLEETQSLYLDIVNRSANSLLELLNGILDFSNIESDKIELSIEKVDLYSLLKEVSELIKNKLEAKKLKLIMKVYPNLPPYIFSDPIRLRQILINLIGNAIKFTEKGEIEIEVRLISENELRQEAQIFFSVRDTGIGVSKENQSRIFEAFSQADSSINRKYGGTGLGLPIANKLLALMSSKLEIKSEYGIGSIFYFTINVKLEKHTMTQEEKPFLDLLKPKDSKLTFAEGLKILIVDDDEINLFLTKTMINKILPNGIIFEATNAESAIEQFQAEKPNIIFMDVQMPEMNGHEATIAIRKLETNSRIPIIALTAGARDEEINKCFQSGMDDYVSKPAVADTIEITLAKWLNDN from the coding sequence ATGGACTCTGCTCTACCTTTCAACTTCTTGCAAAAATGGAATTCAGAAATTGAATTAGCTTTAGAAAAAAGCAATGTATTATGCTTAGCTATTTTTAATTTTGAAGGAGAATTAATATTTGCGAATCCAGCGTTCAAAATTCTATTAACGGACACTCCCAAAGAGAGTATATTAAATCCAACGTTTGATGCCTTATTAAAGAGTAACAAAAATAATCCGCTCGTTTTTGACGGAATTATCACAATTGGCAATGTGAGTCACACTGACAATGTATCGATTCAAGGAAAAGCATTTAGAAAAGACAAAGAACTTTTTATAATCGGTGAAATCGATATAAAAGAATTAATTTCAGTAAACAACAAATTGGTTACACTCAATAATGAAGTATTTGAATTACAAAGAAATATATTGAAAAGCAAAAAAGAAGCAGAAGCGGCTAACAATGCCAAGTCGGAATTTTTAATGAACATGAGTCACGAAATTCGAACACCTTTGAATGGTGTGATTGGCTTTACCGATCTATTAATGAAATCAAAATTGGAAGAAACTCAGAGTTTGTATTTGGACATTGTCAATAGATCAGCAAATTCATTACTGGAATTATTAAATGGCATACTTGACTTTTCAAACATTGAATCAGACAAAATAGAACTAAGTATTGAGAAAGTTGATTTATATTCATTATTAAAAGAAGTATCTGAGCTTATCAAGAATAAGCTTGAGGCGAAAAAATTAAAACTCATTATGAAAGTATATCCTAATTTACCTCCGTATATATTTTCAGATCCAATTCGATTGAGGCAAATATTAATTAACCTGATTGGAAATGCAATTAAATTTACAGAAAAAGGTGAAATAGAAATTGAAGTAAGATTAATCAGTGAAAATGAGTTGAGGCAGGAAGCTCAAATTTTTTTTTCTGTAAGAGATACTGGTATAGGAGTCTCGAAAGAGAATCAATCAAGAATCTTCGAGGCTTTTTCTCAAGCAGATTCTTCCATAAACCGCAAATACGGCGGAACAGGTTTAGGTCTGCCAATCGCGAATAAATTATTAGCACTCATGTCCTCTAAGCTAGAAATAAAAAGTGAATATGGAATAGGAAGCATTTTTTATTTTACAATCAATGTAAAATTGGAGAAACATACAATGACACAGGAAGAGAAGCCTTTCCTTGATTTATTAAAACCTAAAGACAGCAAATTAACATTTGCCGAAGGACTAAAAATTTTAATCGTCGATGATGATGAAATTAATCTATTTTTAACAAAGACCATGATAAATAAAATATTACCGAATGGAATTATTTTCGAGGCAACGAATGCCGAATCGGCTATTGAGCAATTTCAAGCTGAAAAGCCAAACATAATCTTTATGGATGTTCAAATGCCTGAAATGAATGGTCACGAAGCAACAATTGCCATTAGAAAGCTTGAAACTAATAGCAGAATCCCAATTATTGCGTTAACCGCAGGAGCTCGCGATGAGGAAATAAATAAATGCTTTCAATCTGGTATGGACGATTATGTAAGTAAGCCCGCAGTAGCAGATACAATCGAAATCACATTGGCGAAGTGGTTAAATGATAATTAG